tttcttaatggtgaatTGTATGAggagaatgcctttcttaatggtgaatTGTACGAGGAGATTTACATGCAGGCACCACCTAGGTATTTTGTTGCTAACGGCATGGTCAGCCGTCTTcatcgctctctctatggccttaagcaagcccctcatgcctggtttgagcgttttgcctctaTGGTGATTGCCACTGGTTTTTTAGCGAGTGCTCATGATGAGTTTCTTATGTTTGATCTTTGGCCCTCTTCGTTGCATTATTGGGATTGAggtctcttctacctctgatggctttttttAGTTCCCAAGAAAAGTATATCAAGGATCTCCTTGCTCGTGTTGCTCTTACTGATGAGCGCACTGTtgagactcccatggagctcaatgttcacctccgtgTTTTTGATGGTGACCCCTTGCCTGATCTATGCTTTTGATGGTGACCCCTTGCCTGATCTGACACATTATCGCCATCTTGTTTGGAGActtgtctatctagctgtcactcgtCGGATACCTCCTATCATGTCCATATTTTGAGTCAGTTTGTTTCTGCTACCACTTTGGTTCACTATAGTCACCTTCTCCGTGTTCTCTGATATCTCTctgatatcttcgtggcacgatttCTTACCGTCTGTTCTTTCCTCGCTCCGGTTCCTTAGAGGTTCAGGCCTATTCAAATGCTTACGTGGACTAGTGATCTCTCGGATCTCTGTTTAGTTTCTGCTTACTGTGTTTACCTTGGTGGTTCTCTAATTGCTTGGAAGATGAAGAAATAAATTGCAGTTTCCTGTTCGAGTGCAGAGGTTGTGTTGTGAGAtatggctcttttgacggcagaggtgactAGGTTACGATGGTTACTTCGGGAGTTTGGTGTGTCTGTTACTACACCTACTACACTATTGTCAGACAATACATGCGCTATCAGTATTGCGTGCAACCctatgaagcatgagctcaccaagcatattggtgttgatgcttcttTTGTGCGCACTGGTGTGCAGGATgaggttattgctcttcagtatgtgcctttcGAGTTACAGTTTGCGGATTTCTTAACAAGTCCCAAACTAGATTGTGCACCAAACATTACGAGCATAACATAGTTGCTCGAGATGTCAAAGAAAACCTTTCTTAACAAAATGTCAAAGAAAACCAAAGCCAGCACACAGTACATTCAAAGAACTCTGGAGATATGGGTTTGCATACCATGTCACCCCCCAACAAACTCTTGGGACATGTATATAAGTTGCCATTTTTATAATGGGGCACATACAAGTAATATGAGCTAGACTATAGCATAAAACATTGAAGCACTCGCATTTTAACAAATATACATATATGAATTGAGCCGTAGATTGGTAGGGACTGTTGGCCATTGTGCACCAAACATTGTGATCATATTATAGTTGCTCTGGATGGTAAAGAAAATCTTTCTTCAATAAAATGTCAAAGATAACCAAAACCGGCACACGTTCATTGAAACCGATCGGCATAGGAAAGATAAAAATCACCAAGTTTGTTAAATCAACCAAGAACCGACAGTTACTAAACAACTTGCAGCAGCTTTCTGGCTGAGTTGACCCCACCTTACCGTTATTGAAGCAGTTAACTCCTCATGGTGGTTCAGtcataagatatacaataacatacAATGGAAAACTAAATAATGAAGCAAGTAACCAACAGATTCTTGAAGTGCATGTCTTTGTGCAACAAAGCAACAGATGGCTCATGAATAAACATATATTTTATTGGATAATTTGAATGTCTAGATCAATTTTTGCCGTCTACCTATATGATGGTAAAACATAAGCACATGAATGAATTAGGGGTGGTGAATGGTAATAAGATTACCAAAAACAGTAGAAATAATCAATAAGGGCTACATAGCATCAGAAAATGATGGAGCAACAGAAGTACACAAACCTCGAAGTGCATGCAGTATCATCCTAGGATTGACAGAATCAGGAGAACTATTCCTCAATCTTTCAATCAGATTCGCACATTTCCTGAACAAATTTCTTCCTTTTGGGTCTTCGCTTAGACGAAATATCTTACAAACAAACTCAAGCTCTCGTACTAAGGCATCCCGATCCCAACCAGGAGCACATTGTTGAAACACATCCTTAACCCAACCGAATAATTCTGATGTCTTCTGGCAAGCCTGGCACCTAAAAAGCATTTCGGCATGACCGGTGCCGCTCTTAATTGATTGCCCTGTCCCAATCTGGCCAACACGAATCGCACAGTCGGTGTGCGTCCAATGGGAACAGAAATCGCACCCAACCCATCGGCATGTGTTGACCTCAAAATCAAACTTGTTGCAAATCACACACATGCAAAGGTTGCAAAACCCATTTCTGTTAGCACATACATTGCATCTGCACTCCTCAGCCGGGAGAGCACTCTGGCAAGCAATGTTCCGGCACCTCTTATACAAGAAGACCTCCACCAGGTGGCTTTGGGGAATGGTGACGCTGGGGTGCAAAAACGCCTGGATTCCAGTCTTGATTGCCACGAGGATCTCCAGTTGGACATGATGGGCCATTGAAAGCATAGTTGGTGTCAAATCACCTCTGCCCTGGACAAACTTCTGCAGATACAGAAACTCCTCAATATGATGAGAGCCCCCTGTCCCCTCCAGAATCGACCTGAGCTCATTTTTTATCTCCTCCAGGTGCTCCTCTGGCATTACCTTCATTTTCTCGACAACTAGGTCCACTCTCTCCCGCGCAATCTCCCTCAGTGACACCCTATCGATGCGGGAGCTTCCGCGAATAACCTGCAACTTGGGGATACCATTTCTGATGTCCTTTTCCATCTCCACCTTTTTCACAGCACCGCCACTACTAGCAGCAGCAGCATTGCTATGTTCCGGCTCTACAGGCCAGGTCTCCCTCGAACTTGCACTTTCGGTGGCAGAGTCATGGCCCTGGTCAGAATTGGACACAGGTTCCTGCATTTCAGGCGAGCCAACCTGTTCCGACGAGGCCAATGAGAGGGAAGTCTGGAGGCTCGGGGCCCGGGCACCATGGCGAGGCGGCAGCATCCCCTGCGGCGGAGGCTGTTGATGGAAATTCGCACCTGAAGAAGTCCCCATGACGCACAAACTGTAAGCTGCAACAACACAAAGTTCAAACACTTAATACTACATACCAAAATGGTCTAGGGTTGAAAACATAGCATCAGCATAGGACCTATTTGAGCCACTGTGCTCTGCCCCTTGAGCAGCCAAGGGCCGGATCCGAATTAAGCAACGACAAGGTTGATCACAGACCGAATCCAGTACTACAACGGTACCTTCCGCGCATCTCTCAGCGAAGAGACATGTGAATCACGAACCATTCGCCGATTCAGCTAACGTGGACCTAACTTCCCGCTGCGTACGGGGAGCTAGTCGAGACCTGTGAGGAGCTCGCGTAGAGCGCGAGACTGCGCAGGTCGAGTCCACAGCAAGAACCCCATCGATCGAACTAATCAGGACACCCAAACCTCGGTATGTGAGCCCATGGCCTTGCTACTGTATACGGGGACCAAACCCTAGCAGTTGGAACCGAATCTGAAGTCGAGCTGCTTACCTCGGCGCGGCGGAGCGACGGGATCGGCGGCGCGACAGCTCTATCTAATCGGAACCCGGAACGGCGGCGGGTTCGCACCCTTCTTCGTCGCCTCTAATAATTTTTGGTTTTGTGTGCGACAAATGGAGTCCAACCCAACGAAACCAAACGAAACGGAGACGACGACTCGAGCGAACGCACGAAGGGAACCGAGACCGGACGTCGCCGGTGGGGGGAACGGAGGGAGACCGGCTTGACCGGTGGGCGACGCGGGGTTGGAGGTGGGGTCCACCAGCAAACTGAAAGCGAACGGGCACCCGCTCGTCTGTTCAGAGACCCGCAAACTTGCAATGCATGTGAtggtttagagcatctccagccgttcggcctcccagggcgccgaaaaagagcCCCCTGGGGACGAGTCGGCGCTAGATTGGCGCGTGGGGACGACTTAGCTCCCAGTCATCGGCCCACGGGTCGCCTCGGGTACGGCGATGTTGCGTACAAAATATATGCAAACTCGGCGACTTTTGCACGAACACGGCGAAACTTACTTGAAAATTGTACAAAAACTTAAAACATGCATGAACTAACTTAAAAATGAACTAAAATGCCTAGTCGttgccgccatcgtcgccgccatcgtcgtctacATGTCGAGAAGCCTATAGAAGCGGgtgtagtcgtcgtcgtcgtcgtcgtcgcgcctCGCCCGCGACGTCCCTGCTGCACCCCTCGCTCGGGTCGCCGACAGCGCATGACGGCCCGGCCTCGACCTCGTCATCGCAGTTGATGACGATAACGCCCTCCTCGGCGTGGCGACGATGGGCCTCGGCGCGGCTGCGGGCCTGGGTCTTCAGGTATGCCCGACGCTGGCGGCGCACTTGCTCTCGTCGTCGGGGGCCACCATGCCGGCGTGCTCCGGCTTCACGNNNNNNNNNNNNNNNNNNNNNNNNNNNNNNNNNNNNNNNNNNNNNNNNNNNNNNNNNNNNNNNNNNNNNNNNNNNNNNNNNNNNNNNNNNNNNNNNNNNNNNNNNNNNNNNNNNNNNNNNNNNNNNNNNNNNNNNNNNNNNNNNNNNNNNNNNNNNNNNNNNNNNNNNNNNNNNNNNNNNNNNNNNNNNNNNNNNNNNNNNNNNNNNNNNNNNNNNNNNNNNNNNNNNNNNNNNNNNNNNNNNNNNNNNNNNNNNNNNNNNNNNNNNNNNNNNNNNNNNNNNNNNNNNNNNNNNNNNNNNNNNNNNNNNNNNNNNNNNNNNNNNNNNNNNNNNNNNNNNNNNNNNNNNNNNNNNNNNNNNNNNNNNNNNNNNNNNNNNNNNNNNNNNNNNNtcgttgatgacgagggcgccgctcCGCGCGCGGCGCCCGAGCGGTGTCTCCTCCGGCTTGGGCTTGACGGGGCGAACGGCCGGCGAGCCGGAGCCCGACGAGGAGGACGACCTCGGCTCCATTCGCCGCAGTATCCAGGAACTACCGCGAcggcgagagaaggaggggcgCGTCGGGTACTCCAACCGCGGCACattgccggtctcgatgtggtcgaggacgacgtcgagtgtgcggccggggacaccCCACCACTCGCGCCGTCATTTggagttgaggcggccgcgggggaTGACGTCGTTGACGGAGGCGATCTGCTCCTCGCGGCACCGTTCAAAGTAGAGCGTCCACAGCGTTTCGCTGTCGGGCGTGTACCTCGGCTCGTTCCGCTGCTCCTCCGTCAGCGAGgagcggatgcgggcgatctcCGCCCGCCGTGCGGCTCCTTCGGGGACTAGCGGCACTGGGACGCCGGCGGCGCTCAGCCCCCACGCCCCCGGCACGCGCATGTCGGGGGggcaccgggtactcggcctcgtacaGAAGGCGCGCCTCCGGCTCCTGGAGGTGTCGGCGGCCAAAGTCGTTCGCCGCTGCGCCGTCGCGTGGGTATCTCTCGGCCATTTCGCTCGTTGGCGGTGGAAGGCAGTGGTGGAAGAGCTCGTCGGCGGGAAGAAGGCTACCGCGGGAGGGGAAAGGGGAGGGTGTGGCGCTCACCGGCGGGGAGGGCGCCTTTTATAGCCGAAGCGGGGGTGGCGGTGGGCGGCATGCGGGCGGACGCGTGGCGCATGCGGGTGGACGCGTGGCGCATGCGAGCGGACACGCGTCGGCGGCGTCTTCACTGCGTCgctcgtgaggcatcaatggaggctgaccgttgCGGCAGCGCCGCAGCGCGACAGCCTTCGCATTGATTCCTGcgcgaaccgaggcgatgaggtcaACGAAGCGGTcgtctcgctgactcggcgggcccgcggcCGCTTCGCGCCAAaacgctcgccccggcgccccccagcgcgtcgggttcggcccgggtccgccggcgctgatttcggcccaagccggcgaaaacggACTCTTGGGGACGCAACTggaccgttttttcggcgccggcgaaaAAAAATCGCCTGGGAAGGCCGTTCTGGGGAcgcgactggagatgctcttagtccaCAAACTTGTAaaaggtgatcaatccatccctaaACTTGCACTGTTAGGGATGATCTAGTCTACAACCGACCAAGAGCAGACAAATGGCGCCTCGCTGGCCTTTGTATGGCACAGTCGCTAGCCTTGGCATTTTTGCAAAAGCTCCCTTGACCTTTAGGGAAATCATGCGCGCTTACATAAGAGAAACGTGCTGAGGCACACCACCCGAGCACACACGCATGCATCACTCTCCTTTCAGGAGCAACGGCGATCATGCCACGCATGCACGAGCACATGGGAGCGCTCGCCTCCACCGCGGCGGCAGCGCTATCATCATCGTCGCTGCTGGCCGCGGCGGCCGTGAAGGGGGGCGAGGAGCGCGGTATGTCAAGGTGGCGTCGAGGGTCTTCCGGGTGAAGCTGGGCGCCGTGGCCGGTGcggcccgccaccaccaccacttcctcgACTCCTGCTTCCTCTGCAGGCAGAGCATCTTTTGTGACTGCGACATCTTCATGTGAAGCGGAGTTCAACTGCGAGGAGTGCAGGGAGGAACAAATGGCCATGGATGAGATGCTCCACGCGGCGGCGCACCAGCACCGCAAGCAGGCGGCGGCCGAGCGGGCCGCCGACACCGCATGACGCGAGGCGACATCCATGGTTCACCGCCGGCAGACCATCGCTAACCTCGGCGCGGTGGCGCACACTCCCGTGGCTGCCAGCTAGTTGTAGGTGGACGACGAGCGGGTGCAGCTGCGCATGTACCATGGATCGATCTTCCTTAGTTAGAGCGCTATATATGTGGCTAAAAAACGAACTGATCATAATAGCGGTTCGACCGAATTGCTAGCAAGAAAGAGGGGAGAGGTGCATAGTTAAGACATGGATCTCAAAATGCTTTTCTGCATGTTCTTGCTATGTAATATGATAAAGTGGATCATCAGCTCTACATAGTACTAACTAGGGTATAGGATGGAAAATCGATCAAGCTTTTGAGTGATCGAGGCTTGTTCTGGACAAGTTAATctgagcatttgttcttcttttcaATGATATGATACCCTTCTTCAACCTATGTAAACTAATCATCTTCTGCATCAAGATTAGACACATCCTTTTCTGAGTTTATGTTACACGAAGAATCTCTTGTTTCAAAAAAAGAGTTACAAGAAGAATCTTACAGGAACAGAACCATAGTAATTGACACCAATGATATTACATCAAGTATTTTTACCTACTTTTTAAAAGACTTCATACTGCCTTTAATGATGCCTTGTAGGCTTTCATACATGTTCGTAGTAAGACTTTTCTTAAAACAAAACTGCATAAATGTTTACATAAAAGCATCCATGATGTCGCTCTCTGGACCATAGATTTTTCACAGGATATCTACAGGACTTTAGTTCTTGGaaagaaaatttctacaatcataggaACAGTGCACGGAAATTCCTGCAAATCAATCCTTTTCATTCGCTTTGGATGAAAGTTGTTTCTTTTTTCTGTCGTTACTACTGTCCTATCCAAATGGCTACTCTATAACTTTGTTATGTTTTGCGGTTCATTCCAGTCAGGCCCAATGCGCTAGGGAACATCTTACATGAGTTAACTACTCCGATCTCAGTGATCAGATCACTGAAACAACACATCTTTCCATCTCACTTTAGTTCTTATTACAAAGGAAAATCCTGAGATGGAACTTTTTTTCCTGATTTGCGCTTGTTAGCATCTCAATTGAAAAACAAACATGAATGACCGCCCTACTTGCCCTTTTGTACAGGAGGATAACAGGAGCTGGTGGCATTATTAACTGTCGGCGACACCCAAGCGCGCCTATTGGCAAACTTTTTTCCCTGAGACAAAATCAAAATTCGCGAACCAATCATGCAACATCCAGATTCAGCCATTTAACATATTCCTGGAACTGGCTTTAGTGCCATATGTACGCGCGCATGATTTCCCTGAAGGTCAAGGGGGATTTTGCAAAATCGCCAAGGCTAGCGGTTGTGCCACGCAGAGGGCCGCGAGGCGTCATTTGTCCGCTCTTGATTGGTTGTGGACTAGATCATCCCAAGTAGTGCAAGTTTAGGGATGGGTTGATCACCTTTTGCAAGTTTGTGGACTAAACCATCACATACAATGCAACTTTGTGGGTCTCTAGtgcttttgcctctttttttaaggcAAAGCATAGCTTTATTACTTTTATTACTAACAGTGTCCGGGTAGATCACCCGATATACAAGCAGCCACAAGTATAGGTAattaatcgtagtcctttcgataagtaagagcgtcgaatccAACGAGAAGCGGAAAGAaaatgacaaacggttttcagcaaagtattttctggaagcactaaaattatcggtaacaaatagtttgatagcaagataatttgtaacgagcaataagtacTAACGATAAaaaggttcggacaaaagccgtttccccaccgagcactattttgaggaagtcctacagggcgctcgtttaatagagtcgcggtgctcgaaagatatt
Above is a window of Triticum dicoccoides isolate Atlit2015 ecotype Zavitan chromosome 5B, WEW_v2.0, whole genome shotgun sequence DNA encoding:
- the LOC119307944 gene encoding OBERON-like protein; its protein translation is MGTSSGANFHQQPPPQGMLPPRHGARAPSLQTSLSLASSEQVGSPEMQEPVSNSDQGHDSATESASSRETWPVEPEHSNAAAASSGGAVKKVEMEKDIRNGIPKLQVIRGSSRIDRVSLREIARERVDLVVEKMKVMPEEHLEEIKNELRSILEGTGGSHHIEEFLYLQKFVQGRGDLTPTMLSMAHHVQLEILVAIKTGIQAFLHPSVTIPQSHLVEVFLYKRCRNIACQSALPAEECRCNVCANRNGFCNLCMCVICNKFDFEVNTCRWVGCDFCSHWTHTDCAIRVGQIGTGQSIKSGTGHAEMLFRCQACQKTSELFGWVKDVFQQCAPGWDRDALVRELEFVCKIFRLSEDPKGRNLFRKCANLIERLRNSSPDSVNPRMILHALRELEMDSPKSSENEESGRLITPQEACNRIAEVVQEAVRKMELVAEEKMGLYKKARTAVEACDRELDEKARQVQEFKAERLRKKQQVEELESIVRLKQAEAEMFQLKASEARQEAERLQSIALAKSERAEQDYASLYLKRRLEEAEAEKQFLFEKIKLQDGHRPPQASSSVPGDSSQAPSQALMLSKIQDLLKNVRTMPTKSEAHSK